Proteins encoded within one genomic window of Amycolatopsis sp. 2-15:
- a CDS encoding TIGR03620 family F420-dependent LLM class oxidoreductase — protein MSELGPVGVTIPAFGVADTAAAVAAAVRVEELGYSTVWLPGGQGNNVAVVPELVRATERITVVNGILPVDQAPAAEVTALYADLESAHPGRWFPGLGGAHGSRPLARMNAYLDELDAAVPASRRVLSALGPRMLELARERASAAYPFLVTPDYVASARELLGPDTDLAVLVTAVAEPDPVRARDLVRGGSLRFLAGVPGYAANFRRMGFTPADIADLSDRLVDGVTVHGSFDTVVARLREYLAAGADQVVVPLDGLPEPWQGDLVAALG, from the coding sequence ATGAGCGAACTCGGCCCGGTGGGCGTCACGATCCCCGCGTTCGGTGTGGCGGACACGGCGGCGGCGGTCGCCGCGGCGGTGCGCGTCGAGGAACTGGGTTACTCCACGGTGTGGCTGCCGGGCGGCCAGGGCAACAACGTGGCGGTTGTGCCCGAACTCGTGCGCGCGACCGAGCGGATCACCGTCGTCAACGGAATCCTGCCGGTGGACCAGGCTCCGGCGGCCGAAGTGACAGCCCTCTACGCCGACCTGGAGTCCGCCCACCCCGGCCGCTGGTTCCCCGGCCTCGGCGGTGCGCACGGGTCTCGTCCGCTCGCGCGGATGAACGCGTACCTGGACGAACTGGACGCCGCTGTGCCCGCTTCCCGACGCGTGCTGTCCGCGCTCGGTCCCCGGATGCTCGAACTGGCGCGCGAGCGTGCTTCCGCCGCGTACCCGTTTCTCGTGACGCCCGACTACGTCGCCTCCGCCCGCGAGCTGCTCGGCCCCGATACCGACCTGGCGGTGCTGGTCACCGCCGTCGCGGAGCCCGACCCGGTCCGTGCCCGCGACCTCGTGCGGGGCGGCTCGCTGCGTTTCCTGGCCGGTGTCCCGGGTTATGCCGCCAACTTCCGCCGCATGGGCTTCACCCCCGCGGACATCGCCGACCTGTCCGACCGGCTCGTCGACGGGGTCACCGTCCACGGCTCTTTCGACACGGTGGTGGCCCGGCTGCGCGAGTATCTGGCCGCGGGGGCCGACCAGGTGGTGGTGCCGCTGGACGGCCTGCCCGAACCGTGGCAGGGCGACCTGGTGGCCGCGCTGGGTTAG
- a CDS encoding gluconeogenesis factor YvcK family protein, with the protein MRAVALGGGHGLHATLTALRRVTREVTAVVTVADDGGSSGRLRRELGLLPPGDLRQAFAAFAAEDGGTLWAEVFQHRFGGDGALAGHAVGNLLLAGLFEVLGDPVAALDEASRLTGISGRVLPMSPEPLEIEAEVSGLDSEDPGAVRRIRGQVAVASTPGQVHRISLHPVGRQARPPQGCPQAIEAVLGADVVFLGPGSWFTSVLPHVLVPDLYDALVRTKATKVVVLNLVPQPGETAGFSPERHLDVLFEHAPALRVDAVIADRDSVPDPASLRRAAQRLGGRAHLGAVADPVVEGRHDPDALARCMREALGLDGGHSGHRG; encoded by the coding sequence GTGCGCGCGGTCGCGCTCGGCGGTGGACACGGCCTGCACGCGACGCTCACCGCGTTGCGGCGGGTCACCCGGGAAGTCACGGCGGTGGTCACCGTCGCCGACGACGGGGGCTCGTCCGGGCGGCTGCGGCGCGAGCTGGGCCTGCTGCCGCCGGGCGACCTGCGCCAGGCCTTCGCGGCGTTCGCGGCCGAAGACGGCGGCACGCTGTGGGCCGAGGTGTTCCAGCACCGCTTCGGCGGCGATGGCGCGCTGGCCGGCCACGCGGTGGGCAACCTGCTGCTGGCCGGCCTGTTCGAGGTGCTCGGCGATCCCGTGGCCGCGCTCGACGAAGCGAGCCGCCTGACGGGGATTTCCGGACGGGTGCTGCCGATGTCGCCGGAGCCGCTGGAGATCGAGGCCGAGGTGAGCGGCCTCGACAGCGAGGACCCGGGCGCGGTCCGCCGGATCCGCGGGCAGGTCGCGGTGGCGAGCACACCGGGCCAGGTGCACCGCATCAGCCTGCACCCGGTCGGGCGCCAGGCGCGGCCGCCGCAGGGCTGTCCGCAGGCGATCGAGGCCGTGCTCGGCGCCGACGTGGTGTTCCTCGGGCCGGGCTCGTGGTTCACCAGCGTACTGCCGCACGTGCTCGTGCCGGATCTGTACGACGCGCTCGTGCGCACGAAGGCCACCAAGGTGGTGGTCCTCAACCTTGTCCCCCAGCCGGGGGAAACTGCCGGGTTCTCGCCGGAGCGGCATCTGGACGTACTCTTCGAGCACGCCCCCGCGCTGCGGGTCGACGCCGTGATCGCGGATCGCGATTCCGTGCCGGACCCGGCAAGTCTGCGCCGGGCGGCGCAGCGGCTGGGTGGTCGCGCCCATCTGGGGGCGGTGGCCGACCCGGTCGTGGAGGGACGGCATGATCCTGATGCGCTCGCCCGGTGCATGCGAGAGGCTCTCGGCCTCGATGGGGGACACAGCGGGCACCGTGGCTGA
- a CDS encoding PH domain-containing protein: protein MCSVLAVLLLAVFIVVAILLRNSHTGVVFEKSDQVAMIGIGVLLSLGTMLFANARVRADATGIEVRNVITTRRFLWSDVLSVSFPDGASWARLELPDDEYFSVMAVQAVDRDRAVAAVRALRKLHKAATAS from the coding sequence ATGTGCAGCGTGCTGGCCGTGCTGCTGCTCGCCGTGTTCATCGTCGTGGCGATCCTGCTGCGCAACTCCCACACCGGCGTTGTGTTCGAGAAGTCGGACCAGGTCGCGATGATCGGCATCGGTGTGCTGCTCTCGCTCGGCACGATGTTGTTCGCCAACGCCCGCGTGCGCGCCGACGCGACCGGCATCGAGGTCCGCAACGTGATCACGACCCGCCGGTTCCTGTGGAGCGACGTGCTGTCGGTCAGCTTCCCCGACGGCGCTTCGTGGGCCCGGCTGGAGCTGCCCGACGACGAGTACTTCTCCGTGATGGCCGTGCAGGCCGTGGACCGCGACCGTGCGGTCGCCGCCGTGCGCGCGCTGCGCAAGCTGCACAAGGCGGCCACGGCTTCCTGA
- a CDS encoding PPOX class F420-dependent oxidoreductase, producing MREMSRDEWWAFATEGTRTGMLGIVRANGAPIVTPIWFLLNEGPDGDEIVFTTGTDTLKGKALRREPRLSLAVDDQKPPYSYVQFTAEATLHHDLDEMLEWAIRLGGRYMGADQAEAYGKRNAVPEESLVRAKITKVIARADIAG from the coding sequence ATGCGTGAGATGAGCAGGGACGAGTGGTGGGCGTTCGCGACCGAAGGCACGCGGACGGGGATGCTGGGGATCGTGCGCGCCAACGGTGCCCCGATCGTCACGCCGATCTGGTTTCTGCTGAACGAGGGCCCCGACGGTGACGAAATCGTGTTCACCACGGGCACGGACACGCTGAAGGGCAAGGCGCTGCGCCGCGAGCCGCGGCTGTCGCTGGCCGTCGACGACCAGAAGCCGCCCTATTCCTACGTGCAGTTCACCGCCGAGGCGACGCTGCACCACGACCTCGACGAGATGCTCGAATGGGCGATCCGGCTCGGCGGGCGCTACATGGGCGCGGACCAGGCCGAGGCGTACGGCAAGCGCAACGCCGTGCCGGAGGAATCGCTCGTTCGGGCGAAGATCACGAAGGTGATCGCGCGGGCGGACATCGCCGGCTGA
- a CDS encoding sterol desaturase family protein, with protein sequence MAGFLAHLRDPVLYAIPVFLLFVAVEIVAVHVLGHDDDVVGYGPADTRTSMLMGTVALGVNALFRLVMLVVFAVLFELAPVKFDPRDWWTWVLMLLGQELVFYAYHRASHRVRLLWAGHQVHHSSEHYNFSTALRQKWTPYFQLPFWSVLALCGIPPWMILTGLSIDLVYQFFVHTEKVRKLPRWFEYVFNTPSHHRVHHGSDAEYLDANYGGILIVWDRLFRSFVPEGRRPTYGLTTNIGTYNLLKVGFHEYGSILRDLRGAASWRERAGYVFGPPGWSPRHEFADEPGAANPAGVVGP encoded by the coding sequence GTGGCCGGCTTCCTGGCGCACCTGCGTGACCCGGTGCTGTACGCGATCCCGGTGTTCCTGCTGTTCGTGGCCGTCGAGATCGTCGCGGTGCACGTGCTCGGCCACGACGACGACGTGGTCGGCTACGGCCCCGCCGACACCCGGACGAGCATGCTGATGGGCACCGTCGCACTCGGCGTGAACGCGTTGTTCCGGCTCGTGATGCTGGTGGTGTTCGCCGTGCTCTTCGAGCTGGCGCCGGTGAAGTTCGACCCGCGCGACTGGTGGACGTGGGTGCTCATGCTGCTGGGCCAGGAGCTCGTGTTCTACGCCTACCACCGCGCGAGCCACCGCGTGCGGCTGCTGTGGGCCGGGCACCAGGTGCACCACTCCAGCGAGCACTACAACTTCTCGACGGCGCTGCGCCAGAAGTGGACCCCGTACTTCCAGCTGCCGTTCTGGTCCGTCCTCGCGCTGTGCGGGATCCCGCCGTGGATGATCCTCACCGGCCTGTCGATCGACCTCGTGTACCAGTTCTTCGTGCACACGGAGAAGGTGCGGAAGCTGCCGCGCTGGTTCGAGTACGTCTTCAACACCCCGTCGCACCACCGCGTGCACCACGGCAGCGACGCCGAGTACCTCGACGCGAACTACGGCGGCATCCTGATCGTCTGGGACCGGCTGTTCCGCAGCTTCGTCCCCGAGGGCAGGCGGCCGACGTACGGGCTGACCACGAACATCGGGACGTACAACCTGCTGAAGGTCGGCTTCCACGAGTACGGCTCGATCCTGCGAGACCTTCGCGGCGCGGCTTCGTGGCGGGAGCGGGCAGGGTACGTGTTCGGACCGCCGGGCTGGTCACCCCGCCACGAGTTTGCCGACGAGCCGGGCGCGGCGAACCCCGCGGGAGTGGTGGGGCCGTAG
- the uvrC gene encoding excinuclease ABC subunit UvrC, whose protein sequence is MADPTTYRPSPGSIPDAPGVYKFRDAAKRVIYVGKAKSLRSRLNSYFADLMGLHPRTRQMVTTAASVEWTVVTTEVEALQLEYNWIKEFDPRFNVRYRDDKSYPVLAVTLNEEFPRLHVYRGARKKGVRYFGPYSHAWAIRETLDLLLRVFPARTCSAGVFRRHGQIGRPCLLGYIDKCSAPCVGRVSADEHRGIVEDFCDFLAGRTDAMIRRLEQEMAAASDELEFERAARLRDDLGALRRAMEKQAVVFGDGTDADVVAFAHDDLEAAVQVFHVRGGRVRGQRGWVIDKAEEMAVPDLVDQFITQFYGEESERAQRDGLDAGPVVPREVIVPELPADAEALSEWLSGLRGSRVRVRVAQRGDKKALAETVERNAGEAFTQHKLRRAGDLTARSAALQELQDFLMLDSAPLRIECIDISHIQGSDVVASLVVFEDGLARKSEYRRFALREAAEEGDVASIAEVVRRRFHRYLKETAEASAPESDGESTDDNAGSLVDGEAIEPARPGIDPDTGRPRKFAYPPNLLVVDGAGPQATAAADVLAELGITDIAVVGLAKRLEEVWLPADPDPVILPRTSEALYLLQRLRDEAHRFAIRYHREKRSKRLSASELDSVPGLGQARRTALIKHFGSVKKLKQARVEEIEAVPGFGRRTAEAVVAALAGETGAGSGGDKGS, encoded by the coding sequence GTGGCTGACCCGACCACCTACCGTCCCTCGCCGGGGAGCATCCCGGACGCCCCTGGCGTGTACAAGTTCCGCGACGCCGCCAAGCGGGTCATCTACGTCGGCAAGGCCAAGAGCCTGCGCAGCAGGCTGAACTCCTACTTCGCCGACCTCATGGGCCTGCACCCGCGCACGCGCCAGATGGTCACCACGGCCGCGAGTGTCGAGTGGACCGTGGTCACCACCGAGGTCGAGGCGCTGCAGCTCGAGTACAACTGGATCAAGGAGTTCGACCCGCGGTTCAACGTCCGCTACCGCGACGACAAGAGCTACCCGGTGCTCGCAGTGACGTTGAACGAGGAGTTCCCGCGCCTGCACGTCTACCGCGGGGCGCGCAAGAAGGGCGTGCGCTACTTCGGGCCGTACTCCCACGCGTGGGCCATCCGCGAGACGCTCGACCTGCTGTTGCGTGTCTTCCCGGCGCGCACGTGCTCGGCCGGTGTGTTCCGCCGCCACGGCCAGATCGGCCGGCCCTGCCTGCTCGGCTACATCGACAAGTGCTCGGCGCCGTGCGTCGGGCGGGTCAGCGCCGACGAGCACCGCGGGATCGTCGAGGACTTCTGCGACTTTCTCGCGGGCCGCACCGACGCGATGATCCGCCGCCTCGAACAGGAGATGGCCGCCGCGTCCGACGAGCTCGAGTTCGAACGCGCGGCGCGGCTGCGTGACGACCTCGGCGCTCTGCGCCGCGCGATGGAGAAGCAGGCGGTGGTGTTCGGCGACGGCACCGACGCCGACGTCGTCGCCTTCGCCCACGACGATCTGGAAGCGGCCGTGCAGGTCTTCCACGTGCGCGGCGGACGCGTGCGCGGGCAGCGCGGCTGGGTCATCGACAAGGCCGAGGAAATGGCCGTGCCGGACCTCGTCGACCAGTTCATCACGCAGTTCTACGGCGAGGAGTCGGAGCGGGCCCAGCGCGACGGCCTCGACGCCGGCCCGGTCGTGCCGCGCGAGGTGATCGTGCCCGAGCTGCCGGCCGACGCCGAAGCGCTCAGCGAGTGGCTTTCGGGTCTGCGCGGCTCGCGGGTGCGCGTGCGCGTGGCCCAGCGCGGAGACAAGAAGGCGCTCGCCGAAACCGTGGAGCGCAACGCGGGCGAAGCGTTCACCCAGCACAAGCTGCGCCGTGCCGGCGACCTCACGGCGCGGTCGGCGGCGCTGCAGGAGCTGCAGGACTTCCTCATGCTCGACAGCGCGCCGCTGCGCATCGAGTGCATCGACATCAGCCACATCCAGGGCAGTGACGTGGTCGCGTCGCTCGTGGTCTTCGAAGACGGTCTCGCGCGCAAGTCCGAGTACCGCCGGTTCGCGTTGCGCGAGGCCGCGGAAGAGGGCGATGTCGCGTCGATCGCGGAGGTCGTGCGGCGCCGGTTCCACCGCTACCTCAAGGAAACCGCCGAGGCGAGCGCACCCGAATCGGACGGCGAGAGCACCGACGACAACGCCGGCAGTCTCGTTGACGGTGAGGCGATCGAACCCGCCCGCCCGGGCATCGACCCGGACACGGGCCGGCCGCGCAAGTTCGCCTACCCGCCCAACCTGCTCGTGGTCGACGGCGCGGGCCCGCAGGCCACGGCGGCGGCCGACGTGCTGGCGGAGCTGGGGATCACCGACATCGCGGTGGTGGGGCTCGCGAAGCGGCTGGAGGAGGTCTGGCTGCCCGCCGACCCCGACCCGGTGATCCTGCCGCGCACGTCCGAAGCGCTGTACCTGTTGCAGCGCCTGCGCGACGAGGCTCACCGCTTCGCCATCCGCTACCACCGCGAGAAGCGGTCCAAGCGGCTGTCGGCGTCCGAATTGGACAGTGTGCCCGGGCTGGGGCAGGCTCGGCGCACCGCGCTGATCAAGCACTTCGGCTCGGTGAAGAAGCTCAAGCAAGCCAGGGTCGAGGAGATCGAGGCGGTGCCCGGCTTCGGCAGGCGCACCGCGGAAGCCGTGGTGGCGGCACTGGCCGGGGAGACCGGTGCCGGCTCGGGAGGGGACAAGGGGTCGTGA
- the rapZ gene encoding RNase adapter RapZ — protein sequence MEVAVVSGLSGAGRSTAAKCLEDLGWFVVDNLPPELIATMVELGAQARGAITKVAVVMDVRSRAFTDDLASVIKDLDARGYKPRVLFLEATDAVLVRRFEAVRRGHPMQGDGRLADGITAERKLLAPLREEADLVLDTSALSVHDLRAKIEDAFGSEASTQTRVTVLSFGYKYGLPMDSDLVMDVRFLPNPFWIPELREHTGLDGEVRNYVLSQEGAEEFLDRYHQLLRLIGAGYKREGKRYLTLAVGCTGGKHRSVAISEELAHRLSKEDGMAVKVVHRDLGRE from the coding sequence ATGGAGGTCGCCGTCGTCAGCGGCCTCTCGGGAGCGGGCCGCTCCACGGCGGCGAAGTGCCTGGAGGACCTGGGCTGGTTCGTCGTGGACAACCTGCCGCCGGAGCTCATCGCCACCATGGTCGAGCTCGGCGCGCAGGCGCGCGGCGCGATCACCAAGGTGGCCGTGGTGATGGACGTGCGTTCGCGCGCGTTCACCGACGACCTGGCCTCGGTGATCAAGGACCTCGACGCGCGCGGGTACAAGCCGCGCGTGCTGTTCCTGGAGGCCACCGACGCGGTGCTCGTGCGCCGCTTCGAAGCCGTCCGCCGCGGCCACCCGATGCAGGGCGACGGCCGGCTCGCCGACGGCATCACCGCCGAGCGCAAGCTGCTCGCGCCGCTGCGCGAGGAAGCCGACCTGGTGCTCGACACGTCGGCGCTGTCGGTGCACGACCTGCGGGCGAAAATAGAGGACGCCTTCGGCTCCGAGGCGAGCACGCAGACGCGCGTGACCGTGCTGTCGTTCGGCTACAAGTACGGTCTGCCGATGGACTCCGACCTGGTGATGGACGTGCGGTTCCTGCCGAACCCGTTCTGGATCCCGGAGCTGCGCGAGCACACCGGGCTCGACGGCGAGGTCCGCAACTACGTGCTGTCGCAGGAAGGCGCGGAGGAGTTCCTCGACCGCTACCACCAGCTGCTGCGCCTCATCGGCGCCGGCTACAAGCGCGAGGGCAAGCGGTACCTCACGCTCGCCGTCGGCTGCACGGGCGGGAAGCACCGCAGCGTCGCGATCTCGGAAGAGCTCGCCCATCGACTGTCCAAGGAGGACGGAATGGCCGTGAAGGTGGTGCACCGCGACCTTGGCCGTGAGTGA
- a CDS encoding TetR/AcrR family transcriptional regulator — protein MTGSRAVGTKGVPRGERETQILAAGTEEFGRTGYAGASMVEIARRVGVTKPLLYQYFGSKEGLYLACLHRAGDRLTEGVAATMAAGGDPERMPLAVLAAIFATFDHDRYAWKLLRDPTVPATGDIATAAGDYRERLDAFALVGAGQLLGSRGLSDALDVEALAHVWTGVVDSLINWWIDRPGETAVAMTDRCARMMAALFGW, from the coding sequence GTGACAGGGTCAAGGGCCGTCGGGACGAAGGGTGTGCCGCGCGGCGAGCGCGAGACGCAGATCCTCGCGGCGGGCACGGAGGAGTTCGGCCGGACGGGGTACGCGGGCGCGTCGATGGTGGAGATCGCGCGCCGCGTGGGTGTCACGAAACCCTTGCTGTACCAGTACTTCGGCTCGAAAGAAGGGCTGTACCTCGCGTGCCTGCACCGCGCGGGCGACCGGCTGACCGAAGGCGTGGCCGCGACCATGGCGGCCGGCGGCGACCCGGAGCGAATGCCGCTCGCGGTCCTGGCGGCGATCTTCGCGACCTTCGACCACGACCGCTACGCCTGGAAGCTCCTGCGCGACCCGACGGTCCCCGCGACGGGCGACATCGCGACCGCGGCCGGCGACTACCGCGAACGCCTCGACGCGTTCGCCCTCGTCGGCGCGGGTCAGCTGCTGGGTTCGCGCGGGCTGTCCGACGCCCTGGACGTCGAGGCCCTCGCCCACGTCTGGACCGGTGTCGTGGACTCCCTGATCAACTGGTGGATCGATCGGCCCGGCGAGACCGCCGTGGCGATGACCGACCGCTGCGCCCGCATGATGGCCGCGCTCTTCGGTTGGTGA
- a CDS encoding S1 family peptidase, which produces MRSTRFAGTATATVALVALLASAAALTLAGGTAATAQTNIVGGGTAPAVSWGAQVYVNTPGRDFQGFNCSGTVVASRWVMTAVHCLDEDGSGMYVRVGTNTLFGGTKIAVDREEQSPNGDIALLHLAQATSAAPITLGSADPATGSTNQLYGWGRTTPTGPPASALKVTNVQVTGRSTDAFGGRAIQSVGINGAAWKGDSGGPEVAGGVQVGVASTVQNQSGTNTRGTNNYASVATSRSWIRSTAGV; this is translated from the coding sequence TTGAGAAGCACCCGTTTCGCCGGCACGGCCACGGCGACAGTGGCCTTAGTGGCCTTACTGGCCTCAGCGGCCGCGCTGACCCTGGCCGGCGGCACCGCCGCCACCGCGCAGACGAACATCGTGGGCGGTGGCACCGCGCCCGCCGTCAGCTGGGGCGCCCAGGTCTACGTCAACACGCCGGGCCGCGACTTCCAGGGCTTCAACTGCTCCGGCACGGTCGTCGCGTCGCGCTGGGTGATGACGGCCGTGCACTGTCTCGACGAAGACGGCAGCGGCATGTACGTGCGCGTGGGCACCAACACGCTCTTCGGCGGCACCAAGATCGCCGTCGACCGTGAGGAGCAGTCGCCTAACGGCGACATCGCCCTCCTGCACCTCGCCCAGGCCACCTCGGCGGCACCGATCACCCTCGGCAGCGCCGACCCGGCCACCGGCAGCACCAACCAGCTCTACGGCTGGGGCCGCACGACCCCGACCGGCCCGCCGGCGTCGGCCTTGAAGGTCACGAACGTGCAGGTCACGGGCCGCTCCACCGACGCGTTCGGCGGCCGCGCGATCCAGAGCGTCGGGATCAACGGCGCCGCGTGGAAGGGCGACTCGGGCGGCCCCGAGGTCGCCGGCGGCGTGCAGGTCGGCGTCGCGTCGACTGTGCAGAACCAGAGCGGCACGAACACCCGCGGCACCAACAACTACGCGAGCGTCGCCACCAGCCGCTCGTGGATCCGCAGCACCGCGGGCGTCTGA
- the whiA gene encoding DNA-binding protein WhiA — protein sequence MAMTAAVKDELSRLEITKIGPRRAEVASLLRFAGGLHIVAGRVVVEAELDTGSVARRLRKEIHELYGHQSDVHVITASGGLRKGTRYVVRVVKDGEGLARQTGLIDQRGRPVRGLPAAVVSGGVADAEAAWRGAFLAHGSLTEPGRSSSLEVTCPGPEAALALVGAARRMGIQAKSREVRGADRVVVRDGDAIGALLTRLGAHASVLQWEERRMRREVRATANRLANFDDANLRRSARAAVAAAARVERALDILGDTAPDHLLAAGKLRLSNRQASLEELGQLSDPQMTKDAVAGRIRRLLAMADKRAKDLNIPDTESAVTPEMLEDEEA from the coding sequence ATGGCGATGACCGCCGCGGTGAAGGACGAACTGAGCAGGCTCGAGATCACGAAGATCGGGCCACGCCGGGCGGAGGTCGCGTCGCTGCTTCGCTTCGCCGGCGGGCTGCACATCGTGGCCGGCCGAGTGGTGGTGGAGGCCGAGCTCGACACGGGCTCGGTGGCCCGGCGGCTGCGCAAGGAGATCCACGAGCTCTACGGCCACCAGTCCGACGTGCACGTGATCACCGCCAGCGGCGGCCTGCGCAAGGGCACGCGGTACGTCGTGCGCGTGGTGAAGGACGGCGAAGGCCTCGCCCGTCAGACCGGGCTGATCGACCAACGTGGGCGACCCGTGCGTGGCCTGCCCGCGGCCGTGGTGTCCGGCGGGGTCGCCGACGCGGAAGCCGCGTGGCGCGGCGCGTTCCTCGCCCACGGTTCGCTGACGGAACCCGGCCGTTCGTCGTCGCTCGAGGTCACGTGCCCGGGCCCGGAAGCGGCGCTGGCTCTTGTCGGCGCGGCCCGGCGCATGGGCATCCAGGCGAAGTCGCGTGAGGTCCGCGGCGCCGACCGGGTCGTGGTGCGCGACGGCGACGCCATCGGCGCGCTGCTGACGCGCCTCGGCGCCCACGCGAGCGTGCTGCAGTGGGAGGAACGGCGGATGCGCCGCGAGGTCCGCGCCACCGCCAACCGCCTCGCCAACTTCGACGACGCCAACCTCCGCCGCTCGGCCCGCGCGGCCGTCGCGGCGGCCGCCCGCGTCGAACGCGCCCTCGACATCCTCGGCGACACCGCCCCCGACCACCTCCTCGCGGCCGGCAAGCTGCGGCTGTCCAACCGCCAGGCGTCGCTGGAGGAGCTCGGCCAGCTGTCCGACCCGCAGATGACGAAGGACGCGGTCGCCGGCCGCATCCGGCGCTTGCTCGCGATGGCGGACAAGCGGGCTAAGGACCTGAACATCCCGGACACGGAGTCCGCGGTGACGCCGGAGATGCTGGAGGACGAGGAGGCTTAG
- a CDS encoding exodeoxyribonuclease III translates to MRIATWNVNSIVPRLPRVLDWLEHAAPDVLCVQELKNTTEAFPAEEVKALGYDVAAYGLGRWNGVAIVSRVGLDDVVRGLAGEPQFDGASEARAVGATCGGVRVWSVYVPNGREPDNPHYAYKLEWLEALRTTLAAELSETPFAVLGDFNVAPTDADVWDRSLFDGSTHVTEPERAALARLRDLGLADVFPRPLKYDHPFTYWDYRAGNFPNNRGMRIDLVYGNEPFATAVRDSYVDREARKGKGPSDHAPIVVDLEL, encoded by the coding sequence GTGAGGATCGCGACGTGGAACGTCAACTCGATCGTGCCGCGGCTGCCGCGCGTGCTCGACTGGCTCGAGCACGCGGCACCCGACGTGCTGTGCGTGCAGGAGCTGAAGAACACCACCGAAGCGTTCCCGGCGGAGGAGGTGAAGGCGCTCGGCTATGACGTCGCCGCCTACGGACTCGGCCGGTGGAACGGGGTCGCGATCGTCTCGCGCGTCGGCCTTGACGACGTGGTCCGCGGCCTCGCGGGCGAACCACAGTTCGACGGCGCTTCGGAAGCGCGCGCCGTCGGCGCCACCTGTGGCGGCGTGCGCGTGTGGTCGGTGTACGTGCCCAACGGCCGGGAGCCCGACAACCCGCACTACGCGTACAAACTCGAATGGCTCGAAGCCTTGCGCACGACCCTCGCGGCCGAGCTGTCGGAGACACCGTTCGCCGTGCTCGGCGACTTCAACGTCGCCCCTACCGACGCCGACGTGTGGGACCGGTCGCTGTTCGACGGCTCCACGCACGTCACCGAACCCGAACGCGCGGCGCTGGCCCGCCTGCGTGACCTCGGGCTGGCGGACGTGTTCCCGCGCCCGCTGAAGTACGACCACCCGTTCACGTACTGGGACTACCGCGCCGGGAACTTCCCCAACAACCGCGGCATGCGTATCGACCTCGTGTACGGCAACGAGCCGTTCGCCACGGCCGTGCGCGATTCCTATGTGGACCGTGAGGCCCGTAAGGGCAAGGGCCCTTCGGACCACGCCCCGATCGTCGTCGACCTGGAACTCTGA
- a CDS encoding LysE family translocator produces the protein MVTPAHFAAFAALTFLMVVVPGPSVLFTISRALTVGRRDALLTVLGNATGVYTQVVAIAFGLGAVVTTSATVFTAIKLAGALYLVYLGVQAIRKRHKLADAMAAAVRTTPGRTLTVLRDGFIVGFANPKSIVFLAALLPQFVDPAAGSVPAQMLLLGLCLPVTALASDTAWALVAGTARTWFARSPRRLELVGGTGGLVMIGLGATLAFTGRKD, from the coding sequence ATGGTCACGCCTGCGCACTTCGCGGCCTTCGCCGCCCTGACGTTCCTCATGGTCGTGGTCCCCGGGCCCAGTGTGCTGTTCACCATCAGCCGCGCGCTCACCGTGGGCCGCCGCGACGCGCTGCTGACGGTGCTGGGCAACGCCACCGGCGTCTACACGCAGGTGGTGGCCATCGCGTTCGGGCTCGGCGCGGTCGTCACGACGTCCGCCACCGTCTTCACCGCCATCAAGCTCGCGGGCGCGCTCTACCTCGTCTACCTGGGCGTGCAGGCCATCCGCAAGCGCCACAAACTCGCCGACGCCATGGCCGCGGCCGTGCGCACCACCCCGGGCCGCACGCTGACGGTGCTGCGCGACGGCTTCATCGTCGGCTTCGCGAACCCCAAGTCCATCGTCTTCCTGGCCGCGCTGCTGCCCCAGTTCGTCGACCCGGCCGCCGGCTCGGTGCCCGCGCAGATGCTGCTGCTCGGCCTGTGCCTCCCGGTGACCGCGCTCGCGTCGGACACCGCGTGGGCCCTGGTCGCCGGCACGGCCCGCACGTGGTTCGCCCGTTCACCCCGCCGCCTCGAACTCGTCGGCGGCACCGGCGGCCTGGTGATGATCGGCCTCGGCGCCACGCTCGCGTTCACCGGCCGCAAGGACTAA